In one Nicotiana sylvestris chromosome 8, ASM39365v2, whole genome shotgun sequence genomic region, the following are encoded:
- the LOC104234000 gene encoding RING-H2 finger protein ATL22-like has translation MDTLIFILILHVKAQAHTNSCSPINCSNGSDINIQFPFRLQEFQPQHCGLSGFDLHCKQNKTTVHFPSYGDLVIKSISYDLKKLDLLDPKNCVHQVFLNLNLSHTPFSYYYILKEYQYLNCSAQLSASFLQVPCLSGFKHHVYVVETSFVMPDFCSHVKTVGIPFSYSPFLSDNTFGLGLTWNMEKSQDSIATKFTTSVQQEAGQFKKLIDIANDKALACIILFIFVVVMLLNIKKLSHSTKRMEVEKEKENQKEPHTAAILGDYEALKPKDNPWPMSRC, from the exons ATGGATACTCTGATCTTCATTCTTATTCTACATGTAAAAGCACAGGCACATACAAATAGTTGCTCACCAATTAACTGTTCAAATGGCTCTGATATCAACATTCAGTTTCCTTTCAGACTGCAGGAATTTCAGCCTCAACACTGTGGTCTCTCTGGTTTTGATCTACACTGTAAGCAAAACAAAACCACAGTCCATTTCCCATCTTATGGGGATTTAGTCATTAAATCCATTTCTTATGATCTAAAAAAGCTTGACTTACTCGACCCCAAAAACTGTGTCCACCAAGTTTTCTTGAATCTGAATCTTTCTCACACCCCATTTAGTTATTACTATATCTTGAAGGAGTATCAGTATCTGAATTGTTCAGCTCAACTTTCAGCTTCTTTTTTACAAGTCCCCTGTCTAAGTGGCTTTAAACATCATGTTTATGTTGTGGAAACATCATTTGTTATGCCTGATTTTTGTAGCCATGTCAAAACTGTAGGAATCCCATTTTCATATAGTCCTTTCCTTTCTGATAACACTTTTGGCCTTGGTTTAACGTGGAACATGGAAAAATCTCAAGACAGTATAGCAACAAAATTTACAACTTCAGTTCAACAAGAAGCAGGGCAGTTTAAAAAACTCATTGACATAGCAAATGATAAAG CCTTGGCATGTATTATCCTGTTCATATTTGTAGTGGTGATGCTGTTAAACATAAAGAAATTATCTCATTCTACAAAGAGAATGGAGGtggagaaggagaaagagaatcAGAAGGAACCTCATACTGCTGCCATTTTAGGGGACTATGAAGCTTTGAAGCCCAAAGACAATCCTTGGCCAATGTCAAGGTGTTGA